In Corynebacterium occultum, a single genomic region encodes these proteins:
- a CDS encoding fumarylacetoacetate hydrolase family protein, translated as MKISTLRLPTRTVAARQDGNTFTEISGFTDVGALLQNPDWQDLATAADGPTHDLTDTDLAPVVPRPGKIICVGVNYRQHIIEMGSEMPDHPTIFAKYAESLIGAEDDIQLPPEDSSLDWEGELAIIIGKPGRRIAEADALDHIAGYTVLNDVSMRGFQFRTMQWLQGKTWENSTPVGPAMVTPDELPADATLRTTIDGEVMQETTIDDLLFGAREIIAYLSTIFTLRPGDIIATGTPDGVGFARDPQRFLREGEVLETSIEGIGTLSNRVAAEILSTSKVPAAQGSHRTTPVMSS; from the coding sequence ATGAAAATCTCTACCCTCCGACTCCCCACCCGCACTGTTGCCGCCCGCCAGGATGGCAACACCTTCACCGAAATCTCTGGATTCACCGACGTCGGCGCACTCCTGCAGAACCCGGATTGGCAGGATCTGGCGACCGCCGCCGATGGCCCCACCCATGACCTCACTGATACAGACCTGGCACCGGTGGTGCCCCGCCCAGGCAAGATCATCTGCGTGGGCGTGAACTACCGCCAGCACATCATCGAGATGGGCTCCGAGATGCCGGATCACCCCACCATCTTCGCCAAATACGCTGAGTCCCTGATTGGCGCCGAGGACGATATCCAGCTTCCCCCGGAGGACTCTTCCCTCGACTGGGAAGGCGAACTGGCCATCATCATCGGCAAACCCGGGCGCCGCATTGCCGAAGCCGACGCCCTGGACCACATTGCGGGATACACGGTGCTCAATGACGTGTCCATGCGCGGTTTTCAGTTCCGCACCATGCAGTGGCTGCAGGGCAAGACCTGGGAAAACAGCACTCCGGTTGGTCCCGCCATGGTTACCCCCGACGAGTTGCCTGCCGATGCCACTCTCCGCACCACCATTGATGGTGAGGTCATGCAGGAAACCACCATCGATGATCTGCTCTTCGGTGCCCGGGAGATCATCGCCTACCTCTCCACGATCTTTACGCTGCGCCCCGGTGACATCATCGCCACCGGAACCCCCGATGGCGTTGGTTTCGCCCGCGACCCCCAGCGCTTCCTACGCGAAGGAGAAGTCTTGGAAACCTCGATCGAGGGCATTGGCACCTTGAGCAACCGCGTGGCCGCTGAAATCCTCTCGACTTCCAAAGTCCCTGCAGCTCAGGGCTCTCACCGCACTACCCCAGTGATGTCATCCTAA